Proteins co-encoded in one Oreochromis aureus strain Israel breed Guangdong linkage group 3, ZZ_aureus, whole genome shotgun sequence genomic window:
- the LOC116310880 gene encoding polymeric immunoglobulin receptor-like — translation MKILHFLFFVFLSDAAVLVKAKLNIWSAAEGGNATLNCYLTLPGSTKFFCKEKCERAEDILIKTDGITAQSGRYSIKYKDGSSGRGIVSLTFTHMIKSDSGMYRCGLGKSSAPDSYSDFEVRVSNDLDKNSGFTRTETEGETVTLGCVDSPSGQRKFFCKNQCKNEGEILIDTNTNKAVNGRYSIEYTAGSTFGLYATITQLTKSDTGGYRCGYGNPLSPDSYHSGSLVVIDGSNPPTSTPQATTKTTQTPPTTTAESQSFTPKISTSSSDCPDSSLGLVVCVSLIGVLLMAVFILLLYIYKTRRNTALNTRENAGDKNMELSGTYENWGPTSQHKGSKDQDHVYSAL, via the exons ATGAAAATCCtccattttctcttctttgttttcttgtcaG ATGCAGCTGTGCTCGTCAAGGCAAAGCTCAATATTTGGTCTGCAGCTGAAGGAGGAAATGCTACACTTAACTGCTACTTAACTTTGCCTGGAAGCACAAAGTTCTTCTGTAAGGAAAAATGTGAGCGAGCAGAAGATATCCTCATTAAAACAGATGGAATCACAGCTCAGAGTGGGAGATACAGCATTAAATATAAAGATGGATCTTCAGGAAGAGGAATTGTGTCTTTGACCTTCACACACATGATCAAGTCTGACTCAGGAATGTACAGGTGTGGTTTGGGAAAATCTTCTGCTCCGGATTCATACTCAGACTTTGAGGTCAGAGTTTCAAATG ATCTGGATAAAAACTCTGGTTTTACTCGCACAGAAACTGAGGGAGAAACAGTCACATTGGGATGTGTTGATAGTCCATCTGGACAGAGGAAGTTCTTTTGTAAAAATCAGTGTAAGAATGAAGGGGAGATCCTCATTGACACAAACACCAACAAAGCTGTGAATGGCAGATACAGCATTGAATACACAGCAGGATCTACATTTGGACTGTATGCAACCATCACACAGCTGACCAAGTCAGACACAGGAGGATACAGGTGTGGTTATGGAAACCCTCTCTCTCCAGATTCATACCACAGTGGCAGTCTTGTTGTCATTGATG GTTCAAATCCACCTACTTCGACACCACAAGCAACaactaaaacaacacaaacaccaccaacaacaacagcagagagtcAGAGTTTCACTCCAAAGATTTCTACGTCTTCATCAGATtgccctgactcctccttgggtctggttgtgtgtgtctctctgatTGGTGTTTTACTGATGGCTGTTTTCATCCTGCTCCTCTACATTTATAAGACAAGGAGGAACACTGCACTGAACACCAGAGAAAATGCAGGCGACAAAAACATGGAG ttgtctGGCACATATGAGAACTGGGGTCCAACCTCCCAACATAAAGGCAGTAAGGACCAGGATCACGTCTACTCTGCTTTGTAA